A genomic window from Oceanobacillus timonensis includes:
- the odhB gene encoding 2-oxoglutarate dehydrogenase complex dihydrolipoyllysine-residue succinyltransferase, whose protein sequence is MQDIKIPELAESITEGTIAEWLVKEGDKVEKGDAIVELETDKVNVEVNVEFTGVITEISSTEGEDVSVGDTIGKLDENGEAGASSGGEESKEAAADKKEEASPKEEPQQSSSQESKQETASEQNNGDVIASPAARKRARELGIDLSEVQSRDPLGRVRPDDVEAHNNAPKQDAAPSKPAKKEEPKTEKTEFDKPVERVKMTRRRQTIAKNLVEVQHNTAMLTTFNEVDMTAVMELRKQRKDKFLDKNGVKLGFMSFFAKAVVGALKEFPLLNAEIQGNELVLKKFYDIGIAVSTDDGLVVPVVRDADRKDFAGIEQDIVDLGTKARDNKLSLNDLQGGSFTITNGGTFGSMMSTPILNAPQVGILGMHNIIKRPMAMPDDSIEVRPMMYIALSYDHRIVDGKEAVQFLVRIKEMLEDPYDLLLEG, encoded by the coding sequence GTGCAAGATATTAAAATACCTGAACTGGCGGAATCTATCACGGAAGGAACGATAGCGGAATGGCTTGTCAAAGAAGGCGATAAGGTAGAAAAAGGCGACGCTATTGTAGAATTAGAGACGGATAAAGTAAATGTGGAAGTAAACGTAGAATTTACTGGTGTAATTACTGAAATCAGCAGTACAGAAGGTGAAGATGTTTCTGTCGGCGATACGATTGGGAAGCTGGATGAAAATGGAGAAGCTGGAGCATCTTCTGGCGGAGAAGAAAGTAAGGAAGCTGCTGCCGATAAAAAAGAGGAAGCATCTCCTAAAGAAGAACCTCAGCAGTCTTCTTCTCAGGAAAGCAAGCAAGAAACGGCATCTGAACAAAATAATGGGGATGTAATTGCTTCTCCGGCAGCCAGAAAACGTGCCCGCGAACTGGGAATTGATTTAAGTGAAGTCCAGTCGCGTGATCCGCTAGGCAGAGTACGTCCGGATGATGTAGAAGCACATAATAATGCACCGAAGCAAGACGCGGCGCCATCAAAACCGGCGAAGAAGGAAGAACCTAAAACGGAAAAAACAGAGTTTGATAAACCGGTAGAACGCGTTAAAATGACACGCCGCCGTCAAACAATCGCTAAAAATCTTGTGGAAGTACAGCATAATACGGCGATGTTAACAACATTTAATGAAGTAGATATGACAGCAGTCATGGAGCTTCGTAAGCAGCGGAAAGATAAATTTTTAGATAAAAATGGCGTGAAGTTAGGATTTATGTCTTTCTTTGCAAAAGCCGTTGTTGGCGCATTGAAAGAATTCCCGCTTCTTAATGCAGAGATTCAAGGCAATGAATTAGTGCTTAAGAAATTCTATGATATCGGTATTGCTGTTTCCACAGATGATGGTCTTGTGGTTCCGGTTGTTCGTGATGCCGATCGGAAAGACTTCGCAGGAATTGAACAAGACATCGTTGATTTAGGTACAAAAGCTCGTGATAATAAATTGTCCTTAAACGATTTACAAGGCGGCTCATTTACAATTACCAATGGTGGTACGTTTGGTTCCATGATGTCCACGCCAATTCTAAACGCGCCGCAAGTCGGTATTTTAGGGATGCATAATATTATCAAACGTCCAATGGCTATGCCTGATGATTCCATTGAAGTCCGTCCGATGATGTATATTGCTTTGTCTTATGACCATCGTATTGTTGATGGAAAAGAAGCAGTTCAATTCTTAGTTCGGATTAAAGAAATGCTTGAAGATCCATATGATTTATTACTGGAAGGTTAA
- a CDS encoding NupC/NupG family nucleoside CNT transporter codes for MDILLGILAIIITFGLAFLMSNDKKRINFKGVGVMLVLQLLITWFMFSTNMGQQIITGIASAFNKLIEFGQEGIGFVVNGFVLDEGGVFFFNVLLLIIFFSTLLSVLTYLKILPLIIKYIGAAISKITGLPRIESFNGVNSIFFGQSEALIAIRSQFHHLTENRLYIISASAMSSVSASIVGSYMLMLPEEYILVALPLNMLSCLMISTIIAPVHVPKEEDKVDIKDVSSDKSIFEAMGNGALEGGKIALIVAAMLMAFIASLELVNWVIQLIFAGVTIEEILGYIFYPIGILMGIAPGEVLEAGSIMGTKIVTNEFVAMSLFEPLTEQLSEKTVGIVTVFLTSFANFSSIGIIAGTVKGIDSAKAVIVSKFGMKLLAGSILVSILSATIAGLFL; via the coding sequence TTGGACATTCTCTTAGGGATTCTGGCAATTATTATTACATTTGGTTTAGCGTTCCTCATGTCAAACGATAAGAAAAGAATTAACTTTAAAGGTGTCGGTGTCATGCTGGTTTTACAGTTACTGATTACCTGGTTTATGTTTTCAACAAACATGGGACAACAAATTATTACAGGGATAGCAAGCGCCTTTAATAAGTTAATTGAATTTGGTCAAGAAGGAATCGGTTTTGTCGTGAATGGATTTGTATTGGATGAGGGAGGCGTATTTTTCTTTAACGTCCTTCTGTTAATCATCTTTTTCTCCACTTTGCTTTCCGTATTAACTTATTTAAAGATTCTTCCGCTAATTATTAAATATATTGGTGCAGCGATTTCAAAAATTACCGGATTACCGAGAATTGAATCATTTAACGGCGTCAACAGTATTTTCTTTGGTCAGTCTGAAGCATTGATTGCTATTCGTTCTCAGTTTCATCATTTAACAGAAAATCGTCTTTATATTATCAGTGCATCTGCTATGAGTTCGGTCTCTGCGTCCATTGTTGGTTCATATATGCTGATGCTTCCGGAAGAATATATTTTAGTGGCGTTGCCATTAAATATGCTCAGCTGTTTAATGATTTCAACGATTATCGCACCAGTTCATGTTCCTAAAGAAGAAGATAAAGTAGATATTAAGGATGTCAGCAGTGACAAAAGTATTTTTGAAGCAATGGGAAATGGTGCACTGGAAGGTGGAAAGATTGCTCTAATTGTAGCCGCAATGTTAATGGCTTTCATCGCATCATTGGAACTTGTAAACTGGGTTATCCAATTGATATTTGCAGGAGTTACAATAGAAGAAATTCTTGGTTATATCTTTTATCCGATTGGAATCCTGATGGGGATTGCTCCCGGGGAAGTATTGGAAGCCGGTAGTATCATGGGTACCAAAATTGTTACCAATGAATTTGTAGCCATGTCGTTGTTCGAGCCTTTAACCGAACAGCTTTCTGAAAAAACAGTCGGTATTGTAACAGTATTCTTAACAAGCTTTGCTAATTTCTCATCGATCGGTATTATTGCAGGTACGGTGAAAGGAATTGATAGTGCCAAAGCTGTGATTGTTTCCAAATTTGGCATGAAGTTGCTGGCAGGTTCGATTTTAGTATCCATCCTTTCCGCAACAATTGCTGGTTTATTCTTATAA
- a CDS encoding MATE family efflux transporter, whose amino-acid sequence MYETSNRRQKIKLFIIIMLPILVTQVSMNLMNFFDTVMSGQSSAVDLAGVAIGSSLWVPILTAVNGVVLAITPIIAQLIGAKKKEDIPQVIQQGMYLSIGLSCLILIGGFFVLEPVLQLMSLEQDVHYIAKYYLVSLATGIIPLFLFHTIRSFMDGLGQTRASMIIILISLPINAFLNYIFIFGKLGIPAFGGIGAGIATSVTYWIVSIISIYMIHRVAPFKTYRVFKVFVKPKLSYWISQLKIGMPIGLAMFFETSIFSVVTMMMSNYDTNTIAAHQAAMNFAGLLYMLPLSVGMALTIAVGFEVGAKRFQDARSYTYLGIMGGIIIAVFIGIILFLFDGTVARLYHTNPEVIALTKQFILFAIFYQLADAIGAPIQGALRGYKDVNVTLVLALISYWIIGLPVGFLFANYTNLEAFGYWIGIIVGLSAGALALLLRLQYIQRKVKRNNQVTSS is encoded by the coding sequence ATGTACGAAACAAGCAATCGAAGACAGAAAATCAAGCTCTTTATTATCATCATGCTGCCGATTCTTGTAACACAAGTCAGCATGAATTTGATGAATTTTTTTGATACCGTGATGTCGGGCCAATCAAGTGCCGTTGATTTAGCTGGTGTTGCAATTGGGTCCAGCCTTTGGGTACCTATTTTGACGGCGGTTAATGGTGTGGTTCTTGCGATTACGCCAATTATTGCCCAACTTATCGGCGCCAAAAAGAAAGAAGACATTCCGCAAGTAATCCAACAGGGAATGTATCTATCTATTGGTTTGTCCTGCCTTATTCTCATTGGCGGCTTTTTTGTTTTAGAGCCGGTATTACAGCTCATGAGTTTGGAGCAAGATGTACATTATATTGCAAAATATTACTTAGTTTCACTGGCTACAGGGATTATCCCTTTATTCCTTTTCCACACTATCCGGAGTTTTATGGATGGATTGGGGCAAACACGAGCTTCCATGATTATTATCTTAATATCCTTGCCAATCAATGCATTCTTGAACTATATCTTTATTTTTGGCAAGTTAGGAATACCGGCGTTTGGCGGAATTGGAGCAGGTATCGCGACAAGCGTTACATATTGGATTGTCAGCATTATTTCTATATATATGATACATCGGGTTGCTCCTTTTAAAACCTATCGAGTCTTTAAAGTGTTTGTGAAACCAAAACTTTCTTATTGGATCAGTCAATTAAAAATTGGGATGCCCATCGGACTTGCTATGTTTTTTGAAACAAGTATTTTTTCAGTTGTCACGATGATGATGAGTAACTATGATACCAACACAATCGCTGCCCACCAAGCAGCAATGAACTTTGCAGGGTTGTTATATATGCTCCCATTAAGTGTCGGGATGGCTCTGACGATTGCTGTCGGATTTGAAGTAGGTGCTAAACGTTTTCAAGATGCCCGTTCTTACACTTATCTTGGAATCATGGGCGGCATTATAATCGCTGTTTTTATCGGGATTATTTTATTCCTATTTGATGGAACCGTTGCACGTTTATATCACACCAATCCGGAAGTGATTGCATTAACCAAACAATTTATTCTGTTTGCGATTTTTTATCAGCTTGCAGATGCTATCGGTGCCCCGATTCAAGGTGCTTTAAGAGGATATAAAGATGTAAATGTAACCCTTGTTCTTGCATTAATCTCTTATTGGATTATCGGTCTGCCGGTTGGATTTTTATTTGCAAACTATACCAATTTAGAGGCTTTCGGCTACTGGATTGGCATTATTGTCGGTTTGAGCGCAGGCGCTCTTGCTCTCCTGCTACGTTTACAATACATTCAACGTAAAGTTAAGCGAAATAATCAGGTAACAAGCAGCTAG
- a CDS encoding undecaprenyldiphospho-muramoylpentapeptide beta-N-acetylglucosaminyltransferase, which produces MEKRNKKRIVFTGGGTAGHVIVNLALIPYYQEQGYNVDYIGSYEGIERNLIEKLDGVTYHSVSTGKLRRYMSKENFKDPFKVLKGTMQAFRILGKGKKPAAVFSKGGFVSVPVVAAAKLRGIPSVIHESDFTPGLANKLSIPFTKKVLATFPETMKYLPEKKAAYVGAVIRDELFTGDKKAGLAYAQISGEKPVLLIMGGSGGSEKINATIREALDDLLKEFEIIHICGSGKVDASLRMPGYAQFEYVHEELKDIFAATDFVVSRAGSNAIFEFLALQKPMLLIPLSRGASRGDQIINANSFKEKNYAKVVEEETLTTEKLIQEAGALKKAAPVMLDEMKKYKSEESKNKVIEIIASIQKK; this is translated from the coding sequence ATGGAGAAACGAAATAAAAAACGTATTGTATTTACTGGCGGTGGGACTGCCGGTCATGTCATTGTTAATTTAGCACTTATACCATATTATCAGGAACAGGGTTATAATGTGGATTACATTGGTTCCTATGAAGGCATCGAAAGAAATTTGATTGAAAAATTGGATGGCGTAACCTATCATTCGGTATCAACTGGAAAACTGCGCCGTTACATGTCCAAAGAAAACTTTAAAGATCCATTTAAAGTTTTAAAAGGAACGATGCAAGCTTTTCGTATTTTAGGAAAAGGGAAAAAACCAGCGGCGGTTTTTTCAAAAGGTGGATTTGTATCTGTACCGGTTGTTGCAGCAGCAAAATTGAGAGGGATTCCATCTGTTATTCACGAGTCTGATTTCACTCCTGGTTTGGCGAATAAGCTTTCCATCCCATTTACAAAAAAAGTTCTGGCGACATTCCCGGAAACAATGAAGTATCTGCCGGAAAAGAAGGCAGCTTACGTTGGTGCGGTGATTCGTGATGAATTATTTACAGGAGATAAAAAGGCTGGATTAGCGTATGCGCAAATTTCAGGGGAAAAGCCTGTTCTATTAATTATGGGCGGAAGCGGCGGATCGGAAAAAATCAATGCAACAATCCGTGAGGCATTAGATGACTTATTAAAAGAATTTGAAATTATTCATATCTGTGGAAGCGGAAAAGTAGATGCTTCCCTTCGTATGCCGGGATATGCGCAGTTTGAATATGTGCATGAGGAATTAAAAGATATTTTTGCGGCAACCGATTTTGTGGTATCCCGTGCCGGTTCCAACGCGATATTTGAATTTTTGGCTTTACAAAAACCGATGCTGTTAATTCCACTTTCTCGTGGTGCAAGCAGAGGGGATCAGATTATTAATGCCAATTCTTTTAAAGAAAAAAATTATGCCAAAGTGGTTGAAGAAGAAACATTAACAACAGAAAAACTGATTCAGGAAGCGGGCGCATTAAAAAAAGCAGCACCTGTTATGCTGGATGAAATGAAAAAATATAAGAGTGAAGAATCGAAAAATAAAGTAATCGAAATCATTGCATCTATTCAAAAAAAATAA
- a CDS encoding beta-class carbonic anhydrase, with protein sequence MMNLDQLLDFNEKFVDSKGYEAYTTDKFPNKRMVIFTCMDTRLVELLPKALNIRNGDVKMVKNAGAIIRKPFDSIMKSLLVAIYSLKAEEVVVIGHHGCGMSNVDTEALQQTMLDRGITEETLHTLEHSGINLHKEFHGFEKIEDSVTQSVGIIRNHPLLPNEIKVHGLVIDPETGKLDVVTRED encoded by the coding sequence GTGATGAATTTAGATCAACTATTAGATTTCAATGAAAAATTTGTAGACAGTAAAGGCTATGAGGCTTATACAACGGACAAGTTCCCGAATAAACGAATGGTTATTTTCACTTGCATGGACACACGCTTGGTAGAATTACTCCCTAAAGCATTAAACATCCGTAATGGGGACGTGAAAATGGTTAAAAATGCCGGCGCTATTATCCGAAAGCCTTTTGATAGTATTATGAAAAGTTTATTAGTAGCTATTTATAGTTTAAAAGCAGAAGAAGTTGTTGTTATCGGACATCACGGCTGTGGAATGTCCAATGTAGACACAGAAGCATTACAGCAAACCATGCTCGACCGTGGAATAACAGAAGAAACCTTACATACCTTGGAGCATTCCGGTATTAACCTTCATAAAGAGTTCCATGGTTTTGAAAAAATTGAGGACTCTGTGACTCAGAGCGTAGGAATTATTCGTAATCACCCGCTGCTTCCCAATGAAATAAAAGTTCACGGGCTGGTCATTGATCCGGAAACAGGGAAATTAGACGTCGTTACCAGAGAAGACTAA
- a CDS encoding S1 family peptidase, with product MKDQENHQDRKKHIDEDLMEDFDEEEIDELVMQAKADALERARTEEKEPKPKRRFSKMIAILIAVAMAFYVLSLFPRVISVPAIDFLQASSRLSQDEQVAAYKEAVVAIETNDGKGTGFSISEEGTILTNQHVIEDDPTVTVAFPEEGLFQGEVVEEMPEIDLAVVEVEGENLPSLPLDETASAEHGDYIRFIGNPLFFNGIANEGTILSPLQLSGWDKEVMMIRAPVYRGNSGSPVINEEGNVIGVIFATLDHEEYGNVGLYVPIRYFTNE from the coding sequence TTGAAAGATCAAGAGAACCATCAGGATAGAAAAAAACATATAGACGAAGATTTAATGGAAGATTTTGATGAAGAAGAAATAGATGAACTGGTGATGCAAGCAAAAGCAGATGCATTGGAAAGAGCGCGCACAGAGGAAAAGGAACCAAAACCGAAACGGCGATTCTCAAAGATGATTGCTATTCTGATTGCTGTTGCGATGGCTTTTTATGTTCTTTCCCTATTTCCGAGAGTGATTTCGGTTCCTGCTATTGATTTTCTTCAAGCATCCAGTCGCCTCTCCCAAGATGAACAAGTAGCAGCATATAAAGAAGCTGTCGTTGCGATTGAAACAAATGATGGAAAAGGAACAGGGTTTTCTATTTCTGAAGAAGGCACGATTTTAACCAATCAGCATGTTATTGAGGACGACCCGACAGTAACCGTGGCTTTTCCGGAAGAAGGTTTATTTCAAGGGGAGGTCGTTGAAGAAATGCCTGAGATAGATTTAGCAGTAGTAGAGGTAGAAGGAGAAAACCTCCCGTCGCTTCCATTGGATGAAACAGCTTCTGCAGAACATGGAGATTATATCCGTTTCATAGGTAACCCCTTATTTTTTAACGGAATTGCCAATGAGGGAACCATATTAAGTCCGCTGCAACTTTCCGGCTGGGACAAAGAAGTTATGATGATTAGGGCACCTGTATATCGCGGAAATAGCGGTAGTCCAGTTATAAATGAGGAAGGAAATGTCATTGGTGTGATTTTTGCAACATTGGACCATGAGGAATATGGAAATGTTGGCCTGTATGTACCTATTCGTTATTTTACAAATGAATAA